The proteins below are encoded in one region of Aquisphaera giovannonii:
- a CDS encoding sugar phosphate isomerase/epimerase family protein has translation MKLGLYSITYLGLWYRGEALPLPAMIARAKQYGYDGIEIDGKRPHGNPLDWPTPRCRELRSIADGEGVEIFAVAANNDFSYPVPEVREAQIAFVRDLIRMTADLGAPTLRVFLAWWGVTRHPKIASYKIAKQLYPVIHEQFPEEEVWGWCRDALAECCRYAGDAGITLSLQNHKPLIKDHRDVLRMVEEINSPHLKVCLDAPLMPDRSTEAIDRAADEVGKLQVLSHYGGEFERRADGSIRGFDIFDGVNRGDTNEYYRDFVRAMKRIGYDGYMSYELCHNLPEVDGQTVDIGYAHEMAKLAAEFMRDLIETA, from the coding sequence ATGAAACTGGGACTCTATAGCATCACCTACCTGGGCCTCTGGTATCGCGGCGAGGCCCTCCCGCTGCCGGCCATGATCGCCCGGGCGAAGCAGTACGGCTACGACGGGATCGAGATCGACGGCAAGCGCCCGCACGGCAATCCGCTGGACTGGCCGACGCCGCGCTGCCGAGAGCTGAGGTCGATCGCCGACGGCGAGGGCGTGGAGATCTTCGCCGTCGCCGCCAACAACGACTTCAGCTACCCCGTGCCGGAGGTCCGCGAGGCCCAGATCGCCTTCGTCCGCGACCTGATCCGGATGACGGCGGACCTGGGAGCCCCGACGCTCCGCGTCTTCCTCGCCTGGTGGGGCGTGACGCGGCATCCGAAGATCGCCTCCTACAAGATCGCCAAGCAGCTCTATCCGGTGATCCACGAGCAGTTCCCCGAGGAGGAGGTCTGGGGCTGGTGCCGCGACGCCCTCGCCGAGTGCTGCCGGTATGCGGGCGATGCCGGCATCACGCTCTCGCTCCAGAACCACAAGCCGCTGATCAAGGACCATCGCGACGTGCTCCGGATGGTCGAGGAGATCAACTCCCCGCACCTGAAGGTCTGCCTCGACGCCCCGCTCATGCCCGACCGCAGCACCGAGGCCATCGATCGGGCCGCCGACGAGGTTGGCAAGCTCCAGGTCCTCTCCCACTACGGCGGCGAGTTCGAGCGCAGGGCGGACGGCTCGATCCGCGGCTTCGACATCTTCGACGGCGTGAACCGCGGCGACACGAACGAGTACTACCGGGACTTCGTCCGCGCGATGAAGCGGATCGGCTACGACGGCTACATGAGCTACGAGCTCTGCCACAACCTCCCGGAAGTGGACGGCCAGACGGTGGACATCGGCTACGCCCACGAGATGGCGAAGCTCGCGGCCGAGTTCATGCGCGACCTCATCGAGACGGCCTGA
- a CDS encoding ThuA domain-containing protein, which translates to MRSRGSIILPALLVLLAWPGLAPAQQTRRLLVVGEAKGYQHDAITTAMVTLHDLGKSSGRWETTFRTDCRNITKKPLKYQVKNLDAFDAVAFYTDGDLAMDDSQKADLLSFVRDDGKGFIGIHSATITFPSWPEYAKLIGGSFDGHPWGQFDAPLVVEDAAFPGMKFLSPRFTLRDEIYQIKGFSRERSRVLLGLDASKLDLKVKGVRAGVTDFPVIWAHPYGKGRVLYNGLGHRDEAWEDPGLRRMWTAHVLWAMGLVPGDASPR; encoded by the coding sequence ATGCGATCCCGCGGATCGATCATCCTCCCGGCACTGCTGGTGCTCCTCGCCTGGCCGGGCCTCGCCCCGGCGCAGCAGACGAGGCGGCTGCTGGTCGTCGGCGAGGCGAAGGGCTATCAGCACGACGCGATCACCACGGCGATGGTGACGCTCCACGACCTGGGCAAGTCCTCCGGGCGGTGGGAGACGACCTTCCGCACCGATTGCCGGAACATCACCAAGAAGCCGCTGAAGTACCAGGTGAAGAACCTGGACGCCTTCGACGCCGTCGCCTTCTACACCGACGGCGACCTCGCGATGGACGACTCCCAGAAGGCGGACCTCCTGTCGTTCGTCCGCGACGACGGCAAGGGCTTCATCGGGATCCACAGCGCGACGATCACGTTCCCGTCGTGGCCCGAGTACGCGAAGCTGATCGGCGGCTCGTTCGACGGCCATCCCTGGGGCCAGTTCGACGCCCCCCTCGTCGTCGAGGACGCCGCGTTCCCCGGCATGAAATTCCTGTCGCCGCGGTTCACGCTCCGCGACGAGATCTACCAGATCAAGGGCTTCTCGCGCGAGCGTTCCCGCGTGCTCCTGGGCCTCGACGCCTCGAAGCTCGACCTGAAGGTGAAGGGCGTCCGCGCCGGCGTCACGGACTTCCCCGTCATCTGGGCCCACCCCTACGGCAAGGGCCGCGTCCTCTACAACGGCCTGGGCCATCGCGATGAGGCCTGGGAAGATCCCGGGTTGCGAAGGATGTGGACCGCGCACGTCCTCTGGGCGATGGGGCTCGTCCCGGGCGATGCCTCGCCGCGTTGA
- a CDS encoding Uma2 family endonuclease: MSSATRKPAATLSDLYQAKVKSELIAGRIVHLMPTDHRPNAIGGEIFVSLRQHARATGRGEAYTENMGFTVPELSSGREPFSPDASFYDGPLPDDDMAFVAGPPTFAVEVLSKSDYGDAAEAGPAARRADSFQAGTLAVWDLDPRARCICSYQGGAPDRPVLFIEGQVADAGPAVPGWQVKVDDLFA, translated from the coding sequence ATGTCGTCCGCGACCCGAAAGCCGGCCGCAACGCTCAGCGACCTCTACCAAGCGAAGGTCAAGTCCGAGCTGATCGCCGGGCGGATTGTCCACCTGATGCCCACGGATCACCGGCCCAACGCGATCGGCGGCGAGATCTTCGTGAGCCTGAGGCAGCACGCCCGGGCCACGGGCCGGGGCGAGGCCTACACCGAGAACATGGGGTTCACCGTCCCGGAGCTGTCCTCGGGTCGCGAGCCCTTCTCGCCCGACGCGTCCTTCTACGACGGACCCTTGCCGGACGACGACATGGCCTTCGTCGCGGGCCCGCCCACCTTCGCGGTCGAGGTCCTCAGCAAGTCGGATTATGGCGATGCCGCCGAGGCGGGCCCGGCTGCGAGGCGAGCCGATTCCTTCCAGGCGGGTACCCTCGCGGTCTGGGATCTCGATCCCCGCGCTCGCTGCATCTGCTCCTACCAGGGCGGCGCCCCCGATCGGCCGGTCCTGTTCATCGAGGGGCAGGTCGCCGATGCGGGCCCGGCCGTGCCGGGATGGCAGGTCAAGGTGGACGATCTCTTCGCCTAG
- a CDS encoding NAD-dependent epimerase/dehydratase family protein, which yields MSQAEHPSSFPDPAPGDWPVLVTGAGGFVGGHVARHLAAAGHSVRGLARTRPLEEPGDPPIEWILGDLRDERLRLRAVEGVRGVIHTAAWVSLGKDPKGLSRAINVEATRQFLDEARRAGVERFVLTSTLHTLASGTADAPADEDTPWNLECVDSPYCRTKREAEAIVRGASEGGFSTVTLCPAMVLGPRDPKPTSTRLLRVIASSPVSFLPRGGIPIVDSTVIATAHRRALIAGEPGARYAIAGPYLSYPELGRLVGRVAGWPRAVAVLPDFLQGPMMLSTGLLGRFGRHAELSATTVSGGFLRLHVSGRRADATFGLVHPPAIETIRAAMADTRDSSNDSRPVE from the coding sequence GTGAGCCAGGCGGAGCATCCCAGCTCGTTCCCCGACCCGGCCCCGGGCGATTGGCCCGTCCTCGTCACCGGCGCCGGGGGCTTCGTCGGCGGCCACGTCGCCCGGCACCTCGCGGCCGCCGGCCACTCCGTGCGCGGGCTCGCCCGCACAAGGCCCCTCGAAGAGCCGGGCGACCCGCCGATCGAATGGATCCTGGGCGACCTCCGCGACGAGCGGCTGCGTCTCCGGGCCGTCGAGGGCGTCCGCGGCGTCATCCACACGGCCGCGTGGGTTAGCCTGGGGAAGGACCCGAAGGGGTTGAGCCGCGCCATCAACGTCGAGGCGACCCGGCAATTCCTCGACGAGGCCCGACGCGCGGGCGTCGAGCGGTTCGTCCTCACCTCGACGCTGCACACCCTCGCCTCAGGCACGGCGGATGCGCCGGCGGACGAGGACACGCCGTGGAACCTCGAATGCGTCGATTCACCCTATTGCCGCACCAAGCGGGAGGCCGAGGCGATCGTCCGCGGGGCGAGCGAGGGCGGCTTCTCGACGGTGACGCTCTGCCCGGCGATGGTCCTCGGCCCGCGCGACCCGAAGCCGACGTCGACGCGGCTGCTTCGCGTGATCGCGAGTTCCCCGGTCTCGTTCCTCCCCCGGGGGGGCATCCCGATCGTGGACTCGACCGTGATCGCGACGGCCCATCGCCGGGCTCTCATCGCGGGCGAGCCCGGGGCCCGCTACGCCATCGCCGGCCCCTACCTGAGCTATCCCGAGCTGGGGCGGCTCGTCGGCCGGGTGGCCGGATGGCCGCGAGCCGTCGCGGTCCTGCCCGACTTCCTCCAGGGCCCGATGATGCTTTCCACCGGCCTCCTCGGGCGATTCGGCCGCCACGCCGAGCTCTCCGCCACGACCGTCTCCGGCGGCTTCCTCCGCCTCCACGTCTCCGGCCGCCGCGCCGACGCGACCTTCGGCCTGGTCCACCCGCCGGCGATCGAGACAATCCGCGCGGCGATGGCCGACACCCGTGATTCTTCGAATGATTCCCGCCCCGTAGAATAA
- the sppA gene encoding signal peptide peptidase SppA, with translation MAVTTHKPIARGLLGLSVAAGLLAGCGHPIPVVATFQGAGNFQGTASVATQSDVRGEMALKLPAAIDPGPLVSSVIRAGAAGAPRVALIDVDGVLLNQNREGLYDSSENPVAGFREKLEAARADGRVAAIVVRIHSPGGGVTACDIMAAELDRFKERTRKPVVACLMDVATSGAYYLAVGGDRIVAHPTTITGGIGAVFNHVNLADAMAQLNVVDDPIKAGPLVDMGSVTRPLDDPTRVLLQEMADDFAQRFMDRVSRHRPALNDADRKVLADGRVLAAAQAQKLHMVDRLGYLDDAIAEAEGLAGASNAEVILFSRGASPARSPYAIAPGPPRLNDMVPLSYPGLDRAKLPTFLYLWQPDPTLPRTNPR, from the coding sequence ATGGCGGTCACAACCCACAAACCGATTGCTCGAGGGCTCCTGGGCCTGTCCGTCGCGGCCGGCCTGTTGGCGGGCTGCGGCCACCCGATCCCGGTCGTCGCCACGTTCCAGGGGGCCGGCAACTTCCAGGGGACCGCCAGCGTCGCGACCCAGTCCGACGTGAGGGGCGAGATGGCCCTGAAGCTGCCGGCCGCGATCGACCCGGGGCCGCTGGTGTCCTCGGTCATCCGCGCCGGCGCGGCGGGTGCCCCGCGCGTGGCCCTGATCGACGTGGACGGCGTGCTCCTGAACCAGAACAGGGAAGGGCTCTATGATTCGTCCGAGAATCCGGTCGCGGGGTTCCGGGAGAAGCTCGAGGCCGCGCGGGCGGACGGCCGCGTCGCGGCGATCGTGGTGCGGATCCACAGCCCGGGCGGCGGCGTCACGGCGTGCGACATCATGGCCGCGGAGCTCGACCGCTTCAAGGAGCGGACTCGGAAGCCCGTCGTCGCCTGCCTGATGGACGTGGCGACGTCCGGCGCGTACTACCTCGCGGTCGGCGGCGACCGGATCGTCGCGCATCCGACGACGATCACCGGGGGCATCGGCGCGGTGTTCAACCACGTCAACCTCGCGGACGCGATGGCGCAGCTCAACGTGGTGGACGACCCGATCAAGGCCGGCCCGCTCGTGGACATGGGGAGCGTGACGCGGCCGCTCGACGACCCGACGCGCGTCCTCCTCCAGGAGATGGCCGACGACTTCGCCCAGCGCTTCATGGACCGCGTCTCGCGCCACCGCCCGGCGCTGAACGACGCCGACCGGAAGGTCCTGGCCGACGGCCGGGTGCTCGCCGCGGCCCAGGCCCAGAAGCTCCACATGGTGGACCGGCTCGGCTACCTCGACGACGCGATCGCGGAGGCGGAGGGCCTGGCGGGCGCCTCGAACGCCGAGGTCATCCTCTTCAGCCGGGGGGCCAGCCCCGCCCGCTCGCCCTACGCGATCGCCCCCGGCCCGCCGCGGCTCAACGACATGGTGCCGCTGAGCTATCCGGGGCTCGACCGGGCGAAGCTCCCGACCTTCCTCTACCTCTGGCAGCCGGACCCGACGCTGCCCCGGACCAACCCGCGGTGA